One uncultured Methanobrevibacter sp. DNA segment encodes these proteins:
- a CDS encoding CBS domain-containing protein — protein MKDKTSVNRKSNTGAVERETKVHDKEGDIMAIATRDVVSIPPSKSIKDTAKVMMEHEFRRLPVTDPGSGKLLGIVTVMDILDFFGGGKKFNIIEKKYDDNFLAAINEPVKEIMTRDLITLSNKSSIADTIDVMLADQLGALPLVDADGKLAGIVTERDIALSLAGMAGKDTVQDYMSPKVFTTTPGTPLEGACKIMVRNSLRRIPIVGGEADISKAAKKLLGIITSTDVIRFLNAKELFDNLNSNLATDVLKTVVSDIMVDDPITVEPTMTIGELCELFSEKNIGGVPVVKDDKVMGIITERDVLNAVKRY, from the coding sequence ATGAAAGATAAAACATCCGTTAACAGAAAATCAAATACAGGTGCAGTTGAACGTGAGACAAAAGTTCATGATAAAGAAGGAGACATCATGGCTATTGCAACCAGAGATGTTGTTTCAATCCCTCCTTCAAAAAGTATCAAAGACACTGCTAAAGTAATGATGGAACATGAATTCAGGAGGTTACCAGTCACTGATCCAGGTTCTGGAAAATTGTTAGGTATTGTTACAGTAATGGATATATTAGATTTCTTTGGTGGAGGAAAAAAATTCAACATTATTGAGAAAAAATACGATGATAACTTCTTAGCTGCAATTAATGAACCTGTTAAAGAGATTATGACTCGTGACTTGATTACATTATCAAACAAATCTTCAATTGCTGATACAATTGATGTCATGTTAGCAGACCAGTTAGGTGCTCTGCCTCTTGTTGATGCAGATGGAAAACTTGCAGGTATTGTAACTGAAAGAGATATTGCTTTATCTTTAGCAGGAATGGCTGGAAAAGACACTGTACAAGATTATATGAGTCCTAAAGTTTTCACTACTACTCCTGGAACACCTTTGGAAGGTGCATGTAAAATTATGGTTAGGAACAGTTTAAGAAGAATTCCTATCGTTGGTGGTGAAGCAGATATTTCCAAAGCTGCTAAAAAATTATTAGGTATTATAACTTCTACTGATGTTATAAGATTCTTGAATGCAAAAGAATTATTCGATAATTTAAATTCCAATTTAGCAACTGATGTGTTAAAAACTGTTGTTTCAGATATTATGGTCGACGACCCAATTACCGTTGAACCAACTATGACAATTGGCGAGTTATGCGAACTCTTCTCTGAAAAAAATATTGGTGGAGTGCCTGTTGTTAAAGATGATAAAGTAATGGGTATTATTACTGAAAGAGACGTTTTAAACGCAGTTAAAAGATATTAA
- a CDS encoding endoglucanase, with protein sequence MTDEREKLLNIMSNLESDYNSGKISAEKYSYFRSKYEDKLNSIDAKAATRRIRSMQGKPSKETHKKRKRKPTKNKKKEEQDLVQKYIINPKKSDAKYNKNKKSAMDSGTFKLLLLLILVIGFTAGTAYGIFNFDFGTISDTDTVAVVDDTAFPEFKNDVKQANATAKYTVDNYTSNYTYSYGDDIETTTDSSNSYDNSYSSSSQSSQQSSQSSQSGSSSSSSSSRSSSSSGSGRG encoded by the coding sequence ATGACAGATGAAAGAGAAAAACTTCTAAATATTATGAGTAATTTAGAATCTGATTATAACTCTGGTAAAATATCTGCAGAAAAGTACAGCTATTTTAGATCTAAATATGAAGATAAACTAAATTCCATAGATGCTAAAGCAGCTACCAGAAGGATTAGATCTATGCAAGGTAAGCCTTCCAAAGAAACTCATAAGAAAAGAAAGAGAAAACCTACCAAAAACAAGAAAAAGGAAGAACAAGATTTAGTTCAAAAATATATAATTAATCCTAAAAAGTCCGATGCAAAGTATAATAAAAATAAAAAATCTGCAATGGATAGTGGAACTTTCAAATTGCTGCTGTTGTTGATTTTAGTAATTGGTTTTACTGCAGGTACTGCGTACGGAATATTTAATTTTGACTTTGGAACTATATCTGATACTGATACTGTAGCTGTTGTTGATGATACTGCATTCCCTGAATTTAAAAATGATGTAAAACAGGCAAATGCTACAGCAAAGTATACTGTTGATAATTATACTTCAAATTATACGTATAGTTATGGTGATGATATAGAGACTACTACGGACAGTTCGAATAGTTATGATAATTCATATAGTAGCTCCAGTCAAAGTTCTCAACAGTCAAGTCAATCTTCGCAGTCCGGAAGTTCTTCGAGTTCTTCTAGTTCGAGATCTTCGAGTTCTTCAGGTTCGGGTAGGGGATAA
- the pheA gene encoding prephenate dehydratase yields the protein MTLISFLGPKGTFTHEAASMVSDELIPYCTIPAVLESVANGECSYGVVPIENSIEGPVGITLDSLAHKFDLKIFKEIIIPINQNLIVNPGCTMEDIEDVYSHAQALAQCQEFVSRNKIQPHYAVSTARAAKDIIGCNSKAAIGNAKIVELYGLEILKSNIQDMDNNETRFVVVSKKQHEKTGKDKTSIIFSIYEDKPGGLYKILGIFQKNNINLTKIESRPSKKGLGKYLFFVDFNGHIEDDLVKEILDEIEENTYYLKILGSFPEF from the coding sequence ATTACATTAATTTCATTTTTAGGTCCTAAAGGAACATTTACTCACGAAGCAGCTAGTATGGTGAGTGATGAACTGATACCATATTGCACTATTCCTGCAGTTTTGGAAAGTGTTGCCAATGGAGAATGTTCATATGGTGTTGTTCCTATAGAAAATTCTATCGAAGGACCGGTTGGTATTACATTAGATTCGCTAGCCCATAAATTTGATTTAAAAATTTTTAAAGAGATAATTATTCCGATTAATCAAAATCTGATTGTCAATCCCGGCTGTACGATGGAGGATATTGAGGATGTGTACTCTCATGCTCAGGCCTTGGCACAATGTCAGGAATTTGTAAGCAGAAATAAGATTCAGCCACATTATGCAGTAAGTACTGCAAGGGCTGCAAAAGATATTATCGGATGCAATTCTAAAGCGGCTATAGGTAATGCAAAGATTGTTGAACTGTACGGTTTGGAAATATTAAAATCCAATATTCAGGATATGGACAATAATGAAACAAGATTTGTTGTTGTTTCAAAAAAGCAGCATGAAAAAACCGGAAAGGATAAAACTTCTATTATATTTTCAATTTATGAAGATAAGCCGGGTGGGTTGTATAAAATTTTGGGAATTTTCCAGAAAAATAACATTAACCTGACAAAAATTGAGTCCAGACCTTCTAAAAAAGGTTTAGGGAAATATTTATTCTTTGTTGACTTTAACGGCCATATTGAAGATGATTTGGTCAAGGAAATCCTGGATGAAATTGAAGAAAATACTTATTATTTAAAGATTTTAGGTTCTTTTCCTGAATTTTAA
- a CDS encoding CBS domain-containing protein, translating to MQIKNLMSEDLITVDKDQNLSDALKLLRKHNVSRLPVTNNKELVGIISERDIANKLGSSKYESMPASRLHISSVMVKDVFTVPKEMQLEDVAKLMLDNGIGSVPVMDDEKMVGIVSKADFVTLATGIAFDKITVKEIMSKELVTVSSTERIVHARRQMIESNVGRLPVVDDEELVGMITSKDLMRAFIDFRKKVPEKYQKSQIKELLVEDIMSTNPTSVTKDMSITEISQIIMETGFNGLPVVEDGKVVGIITQTDILKLIEKLES from the coding sequence ATGCAAATTAAGAATTTGATGTCTGAAGATTTAATTACTGTGGACAAAGATCAAAATCTTTCTGATGCTTTAAAATTGTTACGTAAACACAACGTTTCCCGTTTACCTGTAACTAATAACAAAGAATTAGTTGGTATTATTTCAGAAAGGGACATAGCTAATAAGCTTGGTTCTTCAAAATATGAAAGCATGCCTGCATCAAGACTTCATATTTCATCTGTAATGGTTAAAGATGTATTTACAGTTCCAAAAGAAATGCAATTGGAAGATGTTGCAAAATTAATGTTAGATAATGGAATCGGATCAGTTCCGGTCATGGATGATGAAAAAATGGTAGGAATTGTTTCTAAAGCTGATTTCGTTACTCTTGCAACTGGTATTGCATTTGATAAAATAACTGTAAAAGAAATAATGTCTAAAGAGTTAGTTACAGTTTCTTCAACAGAAAGAATTGTTCATGCAAGAAGACAAATGATTGAATCTAATGTTGGAAGACTGCCTGTTGTTGATGATGAAGAACTTGTCGGAATGATTACTTCTAAAGATTTGATGAGAGCTTTCATTGACTTTAGAAAAAAAGTTCCTGAAAAATATCAAAAATCTCAAATCAAAGAACTCTTGGTTGAAGACATTATGTCTACAAATCCAACTTCTGTAACTAAAGATATGTCCATTACTGAAATATCTCAAATCATAATGGAAACCGGATTTAACGGTTTGCCTGTTGTTGAAGATGGTAAAGTAGTGGGTATTATTACACAAACAGATATTTTAAAACTAATTGAAAAATTAGAATCTTAA
- a CDS encoding 7-carboxy-7-deazaguanine synthase QueE yields the protein MKAPIIEIFSSFQGEGLLIGERQIFVRFAGCNLNCNYCDTNDSKSVKSGKLMTPLEVTEKIKKILTPDCKSISFTGGEPSLYPEFIDEVSKNFNLNIMLETNGTLPENIDLIDKLDIVSLDIKLPEHFDGEFDESIFLNEIKSLNLLMAKSISVYCKVVILPSTKIKSFKGVVEKLYQNISNKSNIKIIIQPSSPLEDWKDINFRLFKFSEIVGQYFEVSTIPQIHKILDIE from the coding sequence ATGAAAGCTCCTATAATTGAAATTTTTTCATCTTTTCAAGGTGAAGGACTATTAATTGGGGAAAGACAAATTTTTGTTAGATTTGCGGGCTGTAATTTAAATTGCAATTATTGTGACACCAATGATAGTAAATCTGTGAAGTCTGGAAAGTTAATGACTCCATTAGAAGTAACGGAGAAGATAAAAAAGATTTTAACTCCGGACTGTAAAAGCATTTCATTTACTGGAGGTGAGCCTAGCCTTTATCCGGAATTTATTGATGAGGTTAGCAAGAATTTTAATTTAAATATTATGCTTGAAACTAATGGAACTTTGCCGGAAAATATTGATTTGATTGATAAATTGGACATCGTTTCTTTGGATATTAAGTTACCAGAGCATTTTGATGGAGAATTTGATGAAAGTATTTTTTTAAATGAGATTAAATCACTAAATTTATTAATGGCGAAGTCCATAAGTGTATATTGTAAAGTAGTTATATTGCCTTCAACAAAAATAAAGTCATTCAAAGGGGTAGTTGAAAAATTATACCAGAATATTTCAAACAAAAGCAACATTAAAATAATTATCCAACCTTCTAGTCCATTGGAAGACTGGAAAGACATTAATTTTAGATTATTTAAATTTTCTGAAATTGTTGGGCAATATTTTGAAGTTTCCACCATTCCTCAAATCCATAAGATTTTGGATATTGAGTAA
- a CDS encoding P-loop NTPase fold protein, producing MYDIDVAIKNENGDVLNRGKFAERLAESIIDYSEPYPLTIGMIGSWGSGKTSLINLTLNYIKNHTNEDYIIIHFNPWFFSNQKNLFLQFFKQIINALKNKEKENESIVQRTLNPQTILFKKTEIEALEDYSNYIRLNLDEAFENTTPNAKSIITDDSLGFYKKECDKYFEKLNFKVIVVIDDIERLVDSEINQIFTLVKSLANFKNFIYLLSFDKNIVTKSLDRLHSEQGDEFINKIIQIPIIIPPVTESKMNELIQKNLEPIYSDYFKEEFINQYNRLLDVSNFLNLFIKDIRDLKRFTNLLNFYWSIFVKELNINDFILMLAIQLFDYDLFLKIKKHKDLLTVNKTVFGKNNADIQTERLKVIEEFKNNEDFEDLNALLEFLFPVLNDPTDIDYENWDLKTRVCSDNHFDNYFLLSLENNQVSQLVLNRLIKMDNETEIYDILNQNPNLDYNHSLIYNFLKVIPEIPQKNCKFFAKAFLKCGDALNLYPDTMRFLPIILKKLLRRINDENECFEILKESAKYENNVFTHSQFIYSHTKINNKIFTETHLEELKKQSIAKINQSSKKEFFLNQTFLQEMLIIWENLENKWVVKNYILENVNTPTEILSFISKFQIKRNIEIDFNYDKLDSYHGLEFYKSKVTEILAIPETPQEIKEFCEIFLGRLRE from the coding sequence ATGTATGATATTGATGTTGCTATAAAAAATGAAAATGGGGACGTATTAAATAGAGGGAAGTTTGCTGAAAGACTGGCAGAAAGCATTATTGATTACTCCGAACCTTACCCGTTGACTATTGGTATGATTGGAAGTTGGGGATCTGGAAAAACATCTTTAATTAACTTAACTTTAAATTACATTAAAAACCACACAAATGAGGATTATATTATTATCCATTTTAATCCATGGTTTTTTTCAAATCAGAAAAATCTGTTTCTCCAATTCTTTAAGCAAATAATCAATGCTTTGAAAAATAAGGAAAAAGAAAATGAATCAATTGTTCAAAGAACACTTAATCCCCAAACAATATTATTTAAAAAAACAGAAATTGAAGCCCTGGAAGATTATTCCAATTACATAAGATTGAATTTGGATGAAGCTTTTGAAAATACTACTCCAAATGCTAAAAGTATCATAACCGACGATTCTTTAGGATTTTATAAAAAAGAATGTGACAAATATTTTGAAAAATTGAATTTTAAGGTCATAGTTGTTATTGATGATATCGAACGATTAGTGGATTCAGAAATTAATCAGATATTCACATTAGTTAAATCCCTAGCAAATTTCAAAAATTTTATTTATTTACTTAGTTTTGATAAAAATATCGTTACCAAATCATTGGATAGACTTCATTCAGAACAGGGAGATGAATTTATCAATAAAATAATCCAGATTCCCATTATAATTCCCCCTGTCACTGAATCAAAGATGAATGAGCTGATTCAAAAAAATCTAGAACCAATTTATTCTGATTACTTCAAAGAGGAGTTTATTAATCAGTACAATAGATTACTCGATGTATCTAATTTTTTAAATCTTTTTATTAAAGATATTAGAGATTTAAAAAGATTTACAAATTTATTGAACTTTTATTGGAGCATTTTTGTTAAAGAATTGAATATAAATGATTTTATATTAATGTTGGCAATACAACTCTTTGATTATGACTTATTTTTAAAGATAAAAAAACATAAAGATTTATTAACCGTGAATAAGACAGTGTTTGGAAAAAACAATGCAGATATTCAAACTGAAAGATTAAAAGTAATCGAAGAATTTAAAAACAACGAGGACTTTGAAGATTTAAATGCACTATTAGAATTTCTGTTCCCAGTTTTAAATGACCCTACAGATATAGATTATGAAAATTGGGATTTGAAAACCAGAGTATGTAGTGACAATCATTTTGACAATTATTTTTTATTATCTCTTGAAAATAATCAGGTTAGTCAATTGGTTTTAAATAGATTAATTAAAATGGATAATGAAACTGAAATTTATGATATTTTAAATCAGAACCCCAATTTGGACTATAATCATTCCCTAATCTATAACTTTTTAAAAGTTATTCCTGAAATTCCCCAAAAAAATTGTAAATTTTTTGCAAAAGCATTTCTGAAATGCGGAGATGCCCTAAATCTCTACCCCGATACAATGAGATTTCTCCCCATTATACTAAAAAAATTACTTAGAAGAATAAACGATGAAAATGAATGTTTTGAAATTTTAAAAGAAAGTGCAAAATACGAAAACAATGTATTTACCCACTCACAATTCATTTATTCCCACACAAAGATAAATAACAAAATATTTACAGAAACTCATCTTGAAGAACTTAAAAAGCAAAGCATTGCAAAAATTAATCAATCCAGCAAAAAAGAATTCTTTTTAAATCAAACATTCCTACAGGAAATGCTAATCATTTGGGAAAACCTAGAAAATAAATGGGTAGTTAAAAACTACATTTTAGAAAATGTAAACACCCCTACAGAAATATTATCTTTTATAAGCAAATTTCAAATAAAAAGAAACATTGAAATTGATTTTAACTATGATAAATTAGACAGTTACCATGGATTGGAATTTTACAAAAGCAAAGTAACCGAAATACTGGCCATTCCCGAAACTCCTCAAGAAATTAAGGAATTCTGTGAAATTTTTTTAGGGAGATTGAGAGAATAA
- a CDS encoding PsbP-related protein: MKGNMFKGTIIVLIISLLLISVSAVASADNNTDVSLLTLSKGGITIQYPSDWGNSRALSNYSIMAISKVDSIDAFGIGQVNVNVEKKPLEGDFSTFVNESYDKMQKDSSFQLVSSGSVALDNVQAEEYIYTSTQNDVQKEHKAVWFEKDGQAYVIMYSAPLNQFEKNLYVFDYILSNIKIS; this comes from the coding sequence ATGAAAGGTAATATGTTTAAAGGAACTATAATTGTTTTAATAATTTCATTGCTCTTAATTTCTGTTAGTGCTGTTGCAAGTGCGGATAATAATACTGATGTAAGTTTATTGACTTTGTCCAAGGGAGGTATCACTATACAATATCCTTCCGATTGGGGAAATTCTCGTGCACTGTCAAATTACTCTATAATGGCTATCTCCAAAGTTGATTCAATTGATGCATTTGGTATTGGTCAGGTAAATGTTAATGTTGAAAAGAAACCTCTCGAAGGTGATTTTTCCACATTTGTAAATGAATCTTATGATAAAATGCAAAAGGACAGTTCATTTCAGCTAGTTTCATCAGGAAGCGTTGCTCTTGATAATGTACAGGCAGAAGAATATATTTATACTTCCACTCAAAATGATGTCCAAAAAGAGCATAAGGCTGTTTGGTTTGAAAAAGATGGCCAGGCTTATGTTATAATGTACAGTGCGCCATTGAATCAGTTTGAGAAAAATTTGTATGTTTTTGATTATATTTTATCAAACATTAAAATTTCATAA
- a CDS encoding DUF4062 domain-containing protein translates to MKWQKATIFLSSTFNDMHAERDYFIKEIFPELNSWAKRHKIQTAYIDLRCENTEEIENNGAVATSLKHIDKSRPFFLCFIGQRIGWIPNFENDIDEETRYRYPSIKKLIDNKSITEIEIEHSLFHPLSQRINENEIRTCPPTKHNLFFFRQNNYIKYLNKAQKSIYTNDNEKLEKIKARIIKKSVIEDEKNLKRKDDEKIYVQVNTYYGEWDKKLKIKQLSHFKNSADDGGLTNFKCENKPLKEIILNQLKEQILLAFPQNKKNNVESTTISQIS, encoded by the coding sequence GTGAAATGGCAAAAAGCGACAATATTCCTCAGCAGCACTTTTAATGACATGCATGCAGAAAGGGATTACTTTATTAAGGAAATATTCCCTGAACTCAATAGTTGGGCTAAAAGGCATAAAATACAAACAGCATACATTGATTTAAGATGTGAAAATACTGAAGAAATTGAAAATAATGGTGCAGTAGCTACATCCCTTAAACATATAGACAAATCCCGTCCTTTTTTCCTTTGTTTTATCGGCCAAAGGATAGGATGGATCCCTAATTTTGAAAATGACATTGACGAAGAAACCAGATATAGATACCCATCTATTAAAAAACTTATTGACAATAAATCCATTACTGAAATCGAAATAGAACATTCATTATTTCACCCATTATCCCAAAGAATAAATGAAAACGAAATCAGAACATGCCCTCCAACTAAACATAATCTTTTCTTCTTTAGACAAAATAATTATATTAAATACCTCAATAAAGCTCAAAAAAGCATCTACACCAATGATAATGAAAAATTAGAAAAAATTAAAGCGAGAATTATAAAAAAATCAGTTATTGAAGATGAGAAAAATTTAAAAAGAAAAGATGATGAAAAAATTTATGTTCAAGTGAATACCTACTATGGAGAATGGGACAAGAAGTTAAAAATAAAACAACTTTCACATTTTAAAAATTCTGCAGATGATGGCGGATTAACTAATTTCAAATGTGAAAATAAACCTTTAAAAGAAATAATCCTTAACCAACTAAAAGAACAAATTCTTCTTGCTTTTCCGCAAAATAAGAAAAACAATGTTGAATCTACAACTATCTCACAGATTTCATAA
- a CDS encoding RyR domain-containing protein, translating to MTKTDNNLKKYLNDFFDNIELYDDIKNNCDYKNTLKTYIDTFLEQQTTKSAYEIYETFFMIYQIINEDKSEHTIITPNEPNTLLELVSLMKKYEENTGDLIDKQRDHFIHSVNVFLLGLSIYSQNEKYQKYFKDYVRNSPYEKYYRFENNEVTNEEFLYRWGIASLFHDIGYPVEIIGKQMKNFINNSVKSIDDSYNVNPGIDFKDFNEFNSIVKQKSDFADKFRESYTHAKFLNMFKPTDIMACKIYEDFKDELELKSITRNLDNFVNTMGEQGFIDHGFFSSILVLNSYGYLIQNYEKKYSFFFYPIVDSATAILLHNYYRNTLQAEPFNLGRLSPAKSPISFLLILCDELQEWNRRPWGLQDRLKNHVDDVITDITPDSLYIKYIIKTGTMGNKFLTSKKELFDKVLDIESIFKDGIFLKTNIEKDNIMKELIYTEVDSADPLLKLTSNLPRYLYEAYAKYYGEPNPKPFDELEPQEKYSNIRQAKSISKNLKIIGCKLALKNDKHEEYTPSDSELKDLGMYEHKDWYCEKITAGWSPGVKKDEVNLINPHLVSWEKLDDDTRQFNIDTYRNLPYILEPIGLKIIINNTRLITAELHEYYNEVYNDNNPFDDLDIDDKYFNYTQTGQMIKALNKKGYEIVPIDYAAEAVTEFSPEELEFLAKNEHEQWCEYKSELGWTYADEKSNENKTNPKLREWEALDEETRQFNINTYKNLPRLCSSERVGLKIVKA from the coding sequence ATGACTAAAACGGACAATAATTTAAAAAAATATCTTAATGACTTTTTTGACAATATCGAGTTATATGATGATATAAAAAACAATTGTGATTATAAAAATACTCTAAAAACATACATCGATACATTCCTAGAACAACAAACAACAAAATCAGCATATGAAATATATGAAACCTTTTTCATGATTTACCAGATTATCAATGAAGACAAATCAGAACATACAATAATCACTCCAAATGAACCAAATACCCTTTTAGAATTAGTAAGTCTTATGAAAAAATACGAAGAAAATACAGGAGACTTAATTGATAAACAAAGAGACCATTTCATTCATTCAGTTAATGTATTCTTATTAGGATTGTCCATTTACTCACAAAACGAAAAATATCAAAAATATTTCAAAGACTATGTTAGAAATAGCCCTTATGAAAAATATTACAGATTTGAAAATAATGAAGTTACCAATGAGGAATTCCTTTATCGCTGGGGAATAGCTTCCCTTTTCCATGACATCGGTTATCCTGTTGAAATTATTGGAAAACAAATGAAAAATTTTATTAATAATAGTGTAAAATCAATTGATGATTCATATAATGTAAATCCCGGCATCGATTTTAAAGATTTTAACGAATTCAATTCTATCGTTAAACAAAAATCCGATTTTGCAGACAAATTTAGAGAAAGTTATACTCATGCCAAATTCCTAAATATGTTCAAACCTACAGACATTATGGCATGTAAAATATATGAAGATTTTAAAGATGAACTTGAACTGAAAAGCATAACTCGAAATCTGGATAATTTTGTCAATACAATGGGCGAACAAGGGTTTATAGATCATGGATTTTTCAGTTCAATATTAGTATTAAATTCATATGGATATTTAATTCAAAATTATGAGAAAAAATACAGTTTCTTCTTTTATCCAATTGTAGACAGTGCAACTGCAATATTGCTCCACAATTATTATCGAAATACCCTTCAAGCTGAACCCTTCAATTTAGGCAGATTGTCGCCTGCAAAAAGTCCAATTTCATTTTTATTAATACTATGTGATGAACTTCAAGAATGGAACCGTAGACCTTGGGGACTGCAAGACAGATTAAAAAACCATGTTGATGATGTAATTACAGACATTACTCCCGATTCATTATACATCAAATATATTATCAAAACAGGAACTATGGGAAATAAATTTTTAACTAGTAAAAAAGAGTTATTTGATAAGGTTTTGGATATAGAATCCATTTTCAAAGATGGAATATTCCTTAAAACCAACATAGAAAAAGACAATATCATGAAAGAACTCATTTATACTGAAGTCGATAGTGCAGATCCTTTGCTTAAACTTACCAGCAACTTGCCAAGATATCTCTATGAGGCATATGCAAAATATTATGGAGAACCTAACCCTAAACCATTTGATGAATTGGAACCACAAGAAAAATATTCCAATATAAGGCAAGCCAAATCCATTTCCAAAAATTTAAAAATAATAGGATGTAAACTTGCATTAAAAAATGATAAACATGAAGAATATACTCCATCAGATAGCGAACTTAAAGATTTAGGAATGTATGAGCATAAAGATTGGTATTGTGAAAAAATAACTGCTGGATGGAGTCCAGGAGTTAAAAAAGATGAAGTGAATCTAATTAACCCTCACTTGGTTTCATGGGAAAAACTAGATGACGATACCCGTCAATTTAATATAGACACCTATAGAAATCTACCATATATTTTAGAGCCAATCGGTTTGAAGATTATTATAAATAACACTCGTTTGATAACAGCAGAACTGCATGAATATTACAACGAAGTATATAATGACAATAATCCTTTTGATGATTTAGATATTGATGATAAATACTTTAACTACACTCAAACTGGCCAAATGATAAAAGCCCTTAATAAAAAAGGATATGAAATTGTTCCAATCGACTATGCAGCAGAAGCCGTTACAGAATTTAGTCCTGAAGAATTGGAATTTTTAGCTAAAAATGAACATGAACAATGGTGTGAATACAAATCTGAATTAGGATGGACATATGCTGATGAAAAATCAAATGAAAATAAGACTAATCCAAAACTCCGCGAATGGGAAGCATTAGATGAAGAAACCCGTCAATTCAACATAAACACATATAAAAATCTTCCAAGACTATGCTCCAGTGAAAGAGTAGGGCTAAAAATTGTTAAAGCATGA
- a CDS encoding phosphopantothenoylcysteine decarboxylase: MGGTYEPIDSVRGITNKSSGKMGLELAKEAYIRGADLKLVVANVSVEIPSVFDDVIYVETSSEMNDVILGLVPDFDIFISTAAVSDFEFRQKSDKKLDSSSSLFLDLKPTTKIIRQIKKVNPNIFLVGFKAEFNISREEIILCARKQIENAGTDLVIANDISREECHFGSDNNEVLIVDDNVLSVPLASKKQIAKTICDEISKKI; the protein is encoded by the coding sequence TTGGGCGGAACTTATGAACCTATTGATTCTGTAAGGGGGATTACCAATAAATCTTCTGGAAAAATGGGTTTGGAACTTGCAAAAGAAGCTTATATTAGAGGTGCTGATTTAAAATTGGTAGTTGCTAATGTTAGTGTTGAAATTCCTTCCGTTTTTGATGATGTAATTTATGTGGAAACCAGCAGTGAGATGAATGATGTTATTTTAGGTCTGGTTCCGGATTTTGATATATTTATTTCTACCGCAGCGGTATCTGATTTTGAATTTAGACAAAAATCTGATAAAAAACTGGATTCCAGCAGTTCCTTATTTTTGGATCTCAAACCAACAACTAAAATTATTCGCCAGATTAAAAAGGTCAATCCCAATATTTTCTTAGTTGGCTTCAAAGCGGAATTTAATATCTCCCGTGAGGAAATAATTCTATGTGCCAGAAAACAAATTGAAAATGCAGGAACTGATTTGGTCATTGCCAATGATATCTCAAGAGAGGAATGCCATTTCGGATCTGACAATAATGAGGTTTTAATTGTCGATGATAATGTGCTGTCTGTTCCGTTGGCATCTAAAAAACAAATTGCAAAAACAATTTGTGATGAAATTTCTAAAAAAATATAG
- a CDS encoding flavoprotein has product MIILCVTGSIAATESIKLARELRRNDFEVKCFMSESACDIINPNAMEFATGSEVITELTGKIEHVKYSQEDLILVAPATANTISKFAHKIADNPISTLLITAYGHNTPIIFVPSMHDSMYRAIKENIEKIKEEGSATFIKPRMDEGKAKFPSKEDIVLESLRTINLHKKD; this is encoded by the coding sequence ATGATTATTTTATGTGTTACTGGCAGTATTGCTGCAACAGAGTCAATTAAACTAGCTCGTGAGCTAAGAAGAAATGATTTTGAAGTTAAATGTTTTATGAGTGAGTCAGCTTGTGATATTATAAATCCTAATGCAATGGAATTTGCAACAGGCAGTGAGGTAATAACTGAATTGACAGGCAAAATTGAGCATGTCAAATATTCTCAGGAAGATTTAATTTTAGTTGCACCGGCTACTGCTAATACTATTTCTAAATTTGCACATAAAATTGCTGATAATCCTATTTCAACTCTTTTAATCACTGCTTATGGTCATAATACTCCTATAATATTTGTTCCTTCAATGCATGATTCAATGTACAGGGCCATTAAGGAAAATATTGAAAAGATTAAAGAGGAGGGTTCTGCAACATTCATCAAACCTAGGATGGATGAAGGAAAAGCTAAATTCCCGTCAAAAGAGGATATAGTTTTAGAATCTTTAAGAACAATTAATTTGCACAAAAAGGATTGA